The sequence AGTTCTGCCAATGTGAGGTAATTCAAAATAGGTGGGACCCTAAGCTGTTATTTCTAAATGACAATGAGTAATCAGAGCTTGCTTTCCTCCGTGGGAGCTGTGCCAGTTAACACTCATCAGAGGGTACACACATTtccgcagtctagactaccagctgtccgacttccatttttgtggaagtagCGATGGCCGAGCGGGTTTCATCTGCAATTCCAGTTCAACGCAAACAGTATGGTGTTGTCAGATTCAGCACACATCGTCATCCTTGGGAGGCAAAAGGATACTTGTGGTAGAAGTGAAATTAACTTTATCCTCCTGGCACAATTCAGCATGCGACTGCTGCTGTCAGCTGAGTCATGCATGTTGGTATGATTACTGATCTTCGAACCTTGCAGAATCAGACCACATTTTCACGACAACTATCACTCAATAATTTGTTCATAAAAGGAAATAGATTTTTTAAATCAAttttgttttcgtcacgatatggctgaaatattgcagatgtgacgctaaatagtaactcattcactcactcaggttgTGTTTTCACATTTGTTATAGATATGTTTTTCTTTGATTTAATATTCAACTCGTAACTGgaaaacatgtaaatacaatCTTTAAACAAAACGCCATAGTTAACCCATTCTCATAACAGGATATCTTGTTGGTTTATCGTCATTTGTTGCTAATATAGCCTCATATAATTACATTCTTCGTTGTGTTTATTCTAATTCCGCTTTTCAGATTGACTGAAGTGGCCACCTGTCATTCCATACTTTTCCCAAAGAATATAACCAGATGCATCACTCCCACCAAACCTGACTCCTTTCACCAATAGCGAAAGTGTGTGATTTACATGTACACTTCTGGTAATTCCTTTTCTGTTACTCCTGTTATTAGTGCATTGGGCATTTTAGCAATCTCCATACATTTGCAGGATCGCTCATGCAACGTTTCAAGATTCTTAATCAAGATTCAAGAAACGTGTGTACCATAGTGACCCTATTTGTTACTGGTGGCACAGAAGGATCCTGCTTGCAGGCATAAGACGTACCTTCTGAGGACAGTGGAGTATCTGTTGATAACCCCGAACACTGCACAACTATAAGCAATTCGTCTGATAATCTGTATTTCAGGGTATAGAATTTTACAGAATGACCCTAACCTGACCAACTTATGTACGTGAATGATGACTAAATAATGGAGGTTCCTGGATCTTGAGTTCCCAGTGCCCTGGGTCCACACACTCACTATTCACATTACCTCACTCACTGCGCAATACTTGCAAAATGACATATCCAGTCATAAAGCAAACCGCATGTGAGAGAAACTCCAGCCACCTAAAAGTCCTTGGCGCAAGCATCTTGGATCATGTGGTGAGGTAAAACCCTCGTTTAGCTAAGAACCGGGATGGAATTGGTCTAAAGCAACCCAtatttgtcataagaggagTCTAACTGGACCAGGTGGTAAaacgtggttgacacatccCATCGTATTCCCCTTGCATAGATCAacgctcatactgttgatgacCACATCATCTTGTccagatttcattatttacttATCCCCGTCGTCACTTCGCCCTAATGTGGcgatcgatgacatgtgttttcGGTTGTTGTTAACCTGTTCTTTTAGTACTGATATAAATGAAATTGTCTACCgatgctaaaactaaactcactcactacacccACATAATGCAATATGCAATACTGAGAGGGGTGTTATaaccaacaaccaaccaaccaaccaaccaaccaactaaccaaGTATACAATATGGATTATGAGACCATTGATTTACACAACCGGTGTATTCATCCAACAAGAGCCGTACCACGTGGAGGGTTTACAACAAGCAAGGCTTCCTATATGTTTGTATGACTAAACAAGGCATTAAATTTTCACAGTGGCAGTATGTTGAAATTACTTGCAAAATGTCCTCATCAGCAAAGCTAAACCTGCAACAAACTTCACTGATCTGACAGTCCTGATTTCAAGTTTTTCAGATGAGATGGTAAGTGACTAAGATAACTGAAATATGTTAAGAACTGTCAAGGAATTAAATAATTTTTAACTCATTAACTGATGACCCTATACTTCTTCACCAGTACTACTGGTGCCAAAGACTTACACGAGTCAGATCTTCGCAATCTGTTGCTTGAGAAGTCTTACCTTGATGGGTTTCTTCACTCCGCTTACGCATGTTAGGGTCAGTTACGGCCTTAGCTAAGACGGGTGCTGAGAAAGAAATCAGTTAAAAATTTCCTGttgtatacatttcataaaaagaTGAAAATCATTTCCCTCTCCAGAACAAGGAAACTTTGTTGGTTGGATTTTCTTGCTTACAATCTAAATCTACATTTGACAATAACATTCCAGTGATTTGAATGGAAAGTCGGAAAATGAACAGTACAAGTTAGTTAATATGGCGCCTAAGGCCgggtttcgattccccaagAATCGAAATTGGacgcaatgtgtgaaacccattttgatgtaccccaccatgatattgtgtGGAATATCGGTAAAGGCAGCGTAAATTAAAATATATAGGTAATATAGGCGAATGTCATAATGGCATCTTATACACGTGCCCACGCAGATGGAATGCTAGGGTCCACACCGAAACGGCCACCACCAAGAATATCCAGCATAAGACAAAgctaaggaaggatgacaatttAAGGACATACAATTTCTTTACTACAGTGTGAGCAACGTTTCAGTGAATTTCAGGAACGCTATTCCTGGAACTAGTGCCGAACATGCATGTGAGCAACCCACGGCAAAAGGGGTACCCGTCTTGGTCGACTCATATTATCAGCGGAATGTCTGGTCACATTTTACCCCAAGTCCGTACGGAGTTATGGTTGAAACTGCCCCACGGCAGAACGGCCCCAAGTCGAAACCGTCCCAAATTGCCTAAAACAACCCCAAACGGTTTGGATGAAATGGCCCCATGACTAAACGGCCCCATATTTGTCAAAACAAGTTGAATACTGTACAGATCGTCTAACAATATATAAGTTTAAGGAATGATTTCAGAATCAGAATTGAAGTTCTTGAAAACAGATTCATACCATGAAGTCACACATACAGTCACTAACCCAACAGTGAAGTAGCAGTTGTTTTGTCGAGTGAATTCTGACAAAGCTGATGTTTCGACAAACATTAGAAGTAGTACACAAATGAATATTATAAAATATAAGCCTGTGATTCACGACTATGGCATAGTGTTCCTGCGTCAATGATGCACTGTAGTTATTGATGGGGGTTACTGCACTGTACAGCTCGCATTGGCAGGTCAGCATATTCCAATATCTCAACAGCATCTCACCTGCAGTGTCTGACGTCACGATTTTGAGCTGGCAACTATAAGACTCAATGGATGTTTATTCCACCTGACACTTGGACTTCAGGCAAGAGGTTTCAGGATACTAAATCTAAAATCTGTCACACTTTCATTGATAATGAACTAAAATATGAGTTTCTTCTGACTGGCGTTTGTACTGTTCTTTTTAACTAGGTTCCATATAAGAAAGAGGACACGAGTCACAAGTTCACCAAGAATAGCTTTGTCGTTCATGCCCGTTTCCCACATCTCCAGCCTATTTGAAAGGATGCCAGAGACAGTGAGTTCCCATGGAAAAGTGCGAGACAAAACAGTGGACTGGGCACCCTACATTCACACCATAGTCCTATGCAGTGTTCTGCGTGATAGTTCAGCCAAACAACCATGTCGAGAGTTGGTTTCTCTTAGTATATCAGTATATATTCTGTATGCAAGATAACTAAAATATATGAAAGAGAAATAGAGATTCATGCAATGCCCCAAAAGTATGAAACATTTTATTGGATTCAATATTTGATGAAGGAAATGTATCGTCTGTGTCGTTAATCTATTTAACACCCGTTATGTAACTTCAGATTGCTCtaaaattaaaatcaaataCATGGTCCAGCACGTTAATGGTACTGCTGTGAACATGTGAGCCACAAGGAGTGTATAGTTAGGacttatttttctgttttcaatatATGTTGCATATCGATATAAATgctcaaatatatttcacgtcTTTTTTAGCAATTGCACGGGGGACCGTTTTGTTATGGGGCTGGTTTAGCCTGATCCCTCCGGACGGTGTTTGAGTACGATTCCTCTTATTCAATAATTAGCAGCTATATACTTTCTTTAAACCTGGATATTTTCGCTTCATGTGTCTGGGATAAGTGATATTTACAACGAAACTGACGAGCTTTGACAATGTATCTTATGTTTGAATTTGGGGGAACGGAGTCGCCAAGTGGTTGCAGCCGCACGCCAAACACAAGTGTATAGTGTGTGcagcctatttctagtgtccttGTCTTTATAGGgaatgaatattgttaaaagtggtgaCAAACCAAATTCGTCCAGTAAAGAAAATTTTAGTAATATGTCTCTTTGCAATTATTGATATTAAGCTTTTCCCTGTGTTTTATAAATGTTTCACTACATTAAGTAAAACCAAAATGGGAACTTTATAAACTGAAGATCATGTCATAACATACCACATTTCAGTCGGTGCTTCTCAAAGTGCTGCTGGCGCCTGGGGTGGTAAGCCTTCTCAATCGTCCAGTCAAAGAAGACCAGATGTTGACAGTTGAAATAACTTGCACACAGAGCAAAACTTTTCAGTCGTGAAAATGCTGAGACTTCAATGCAGTTAATGTTTTGAACTGCACTTAAATTAACACGACTGCCAAAGTATGATTGGATGTGTCCAATTGCTTCCCCATGAAGATGACTTGTGAACATCAGTAAAACTGGACACACAGAATACATTGGTAACATGTTTAGACGCTCAAGTGTGCAATGTGTGTTCGTGGCCTAAGCAGTGAAGGTCATAGGAAAGTCTTAATATTGTGCAGTTGTTAATTCACTCCAACGTCACACCCTCCATATCCTGCCAATCCCAGTGAAGTGTCGATATTGATTTGACGATGACTGGTTCTGCAGTGTTTCATAATTGAAGAGGTGTGTGGTTGGTTCAGATCATTCGGGAATTATTATGTAGTTACGCCTCGTGTGTTTAATTTGCCTAGAGCTAAAAGTAAAAAGGATCAGTAACTATTGTCTATCCAGCATTGATGCAATTTCATCCCGGTGGGTGTTGCTTGCAAATGCACAGGTTCCAGTCTGAATTTCATGAAGCTTTTTTGACATATGATTAATCCCACATTGCCGTCACAGAATTGTTACCTACGCCTCTCCTTGTCTctttctcactctctctctctctctcctcttctCCGCTTCTCTTTCTCTCCCCTTTGGATTTTGATCAGGAATATATCTTATTTTTGCGTTTCTATTCATATTTGGGGTCAGTTTATGCTTGTTTCAATAGCACGTTTTGTCAACTTGTCCCTAAACAAGTTGCAACGTCATCCAAACCACCTTTCCTCTACTACATAATCATTGTAAGGTACCTAAAGAAGCAAGATGCAAGTAAGGAAAATCTTGAAAAATCTATCTGTCAACTGCAGACGTCTTAAACATATTCTTAAAAGAAAACAGGTATTCAGTTTTTTTAAGGATGATAAAGGCTAACATGTTCTTCAAGATGTTCACTTCACTAGTGAGCAAGAACAGTTGATTAAACAACAATGGTGTTATGGCAAATGTTATTACAGCCCCGAGTTCATTGtaaacattgaaaatgataaatgtataatTTGGGGATATTGGAACATGGTACTAGATAGTGATTTAGACACCAATAATTGCAAACATACAAATAACCCAAAATTCAGAGAAGAGCTATTACATTTTATGAATGTATTAGACGTAAAAGAGCCTTGGAGGGAGTCAATCCCGTGTTAAAAACGCTTCACAGTCACTTAAATAATGAGATTAGATTTTTCCTTGTACCACATAACCGTATGCAGGCGGTTACATAAACCAATATATCCCCAAGCATTAATTCAGATCAGTCAGTAGTTTCACTATCAATATCTATAGGTGATAAGAGGAAAAGTATTCTGGAAGTTTCATTATCTCACGATGACAAAAAGGTGGAGAAAGCAAAAACTACAATAAAGAATACCCTACAACAATGAGGTTGACAAGGTAGCATAAACTGTAAAAAAGAGATATCCCATAAATGATCAACTACTGTGGAAGATGTTCCTGTTATAAGTTACAGGTATGACCATATACTAGTCATCTACAAATCAGAAAATGACTTTTTCAGAGAGAAAAGGCTTTTTAAATGTTTCTAAGAGAAATCGGCCTGGATATAGAACCAGCTGAAAGCGAAGAATGAAatactaaatgaaataaatcaattTAACATGACCTGTAAGGAATTACCAAAGAAAACTCTAAAGGTTTATAAGATCTAAGGCAAAGTGGATCAAACACAGGGAAAAACAATCAAAGCACTTCTTACAATTTGAAAGCAGATTTTTATAAAATGTGTCAGTAATGGAATTGAAAGAACAGGACGGTACAGTGATAAAAGCTTACAAAGAACTGCTAGAAAAGACTAGAACATTTTACGAAAAACTTCAGGTGAAGACTGTACACAAAGAAAATTAGaagttttcattgaaaattaAATGCCTAAAATGTCACTAGCAGCTGCCGTATTATTAGAGGGAAGAATAACATACAGAGAAACACctttaaagaaaatgaaaaataataaattccTGGCCCAAATGGCTTTTCTGATGGGGTAGACATCAGTGTTCTCCAGTACTGAGAATAAATAGTGGTTAGAAAAGGATCTggacaaatattttattgtgagatttcatttcCATGTCAGTGTCGACTTGTGAGAGGTCCAGATATTTCAGTGGCACCAATTGCAAACTGGATCAGCTCGATGGCGGAAAAGGTACAGGATATCATTTTCTGTTTGCCCAAACGTGAAGTACCCGTTCCCATCAGTGTTCCAAGCAACAGCTTCTCCTCGATCCTCAGTATGATATGCCACCTGCTCCCCTGGATGCTGAAGAGCCTTCTCCACATCCCCGTCAAACATGTGCCAATGATACATGTGGTTCACTGTCTTGATCAGCATGACTTGCCCATTTGGTGAGATGTCAGCAGCAACGGGACCCAGCGTGCTTGTATGAAGAGGCAAGGTCAGTAGGTGGGATAAGGTCACTGGATGACTCTGGCCCCATCCATTGCTGGGCAGTTTGGCCAGTTTGCTTCCTGATCCTGTTGCTTCAGACAAAATGTAGACATCACCATTTTTGTCCACCATCAGAGCCTCTGACGATCCTTCACCCCAACTGGAACAAACGATGGTCACACTTATTGATAGTCTATGAAGTGTTTGTGCTCAGATGATCCTTCACTCCAACTGAAATCGACAATGAGTAcacctgatatatatatatatatatatatataatcatttCGTGCCACTACTTTAGTGAAATCCTTCATCTTGGAACAACTGATATGAACATAGAGACAAGTGATGCCAGTGGTTACCATTGCAGTCTGAAGGAGTTGGTTCATTGATACCTATGCGATGTTCATTCACACTAGGGACACCAATACCAGAATGTTGCAGGGCATTAGTGACAGATTTGTCAGGCATGCTCCAGTAATAGATGTGATTCAGTGTCTTTATCAACAGATCCGTGCCACTTGCTGAGATGTCGGCTGCAAGTGGACCTGAATTGGACGAAGTGAATGGGAGAGTCAACGTTGAGTAAATAGTATTGATTTTCCCATTGTTCCAGTTCTGTGAGGGAAGTTTAGCCATGTGAGCAGGTTTGCCACTCTTTTCTGAGAACATGTACACGTCTCCTGACGAATCTACCACCATTGCCTCTGACGAACTCCACCTACAACACAACCAAAACCTCCGTCAGCCATACCAACAAACTACAGTATTCTACGCTCACAACGAATAGACACAtaaagatccggggtagaataaacATTCAGCAACCTATGGTATTCGACCTAATGAGCTTTGCTGTTGTTAGTCTGTTCAAATATGTCCAACGTTTCCTTcacgtttgtgattaaaatCAAAGGCAATGATTGGAGAattatttatatgtatttatctCATTCAAACGTTGGATGAATACAAAGTTATATCAAGCAGTAATAATTTCATAACgcttttcaaacatccttcagGTTTCATTTCCGTTGCCTTTCAGTTTAATATAAACCAAGTTCCAAATAGTGACCAATTACCAGTCAACACGTAGATGTTCCATATGACGTATAATGTaatctgtgatatatatatggaatataCACAGGAATGTAATGCAACAAACACGTACTTGTAATCATAGGTAGCTTCGACCTGAACATTCTGAGTGTGTGTTGCTGCAGGCGCCATGATAGCATACCCGGTGGCTTGGTTGTGATGTTGGGATCCTGTATCTGCCACGAAGATACATGTGCCAGAACCACGTGGACAGTCACCAACAGCAATGTCCTCCCAGTCGAACTCATGACTGTGCTGAACAGTAAGCACACCTGGATTACAAAGAAAGAAGGCCtttatcaaaatgaaatctTACCCTTTTGTCATTTTGTCAGAGGCTCAACACAATAAACTGACtatttttttgttggttttgttgttgttgttgctgctgcttttttttctatttctttaATAGTCTATGTTTACGATGGTTCCTTCTTCCCCTTCTCTATTCCTTCTTCTATAGCCAGCATTCCTTTACTTCCCCTCCTCTCCTGTACTGTCTGTACTTTTCTACAGTCCATCTTCTTCTGTAGCTTGAGTTCCTCTTGTCGTCTTGCTCTTCTTCATCTTCTCCCATAGCTTATCTTCTTCCAAAACCTGTCTTCTCTTTCTATAACCTGTCTTCTTTGTCATGTCCTCCATTTTTATCTCTCCTAGCCTGTGTTCTTCGACAGTTCGTCTTCCTCTATAACTTCTTGTCCTTGCCGTTGTCCACTTCTTCTAATCCTATAGCCTGTCTTCGTCAAATGTCTGTCTTCTTATCTTTAACTTGTCTCTTTTCCGCGAACCCACAGTAGTGGCAAGTATCTGGAAACGATGAAACGAGCGGTATGTGTTCTTCTTCTATTGGCTGTCTTCTCTGTCATCcttttcttgcatattttttatttgcAGCCTAAGACTTGCGATTAT comes from Haliotis asinina isolate JCU_RB_2024 chromosome 13, JCU_Hal_asi_v2, whole genome shotgun sequence and encodes:
- the LOC137260285 gene encoding uncharacterized protein, translated to MDNRDMEMTYSLVLITLFLRYSSQAYVGCYEDLSNHRGFPHEKQSSTDMNVEMCIKACSGNRYAGVENGDECGASGDDDTKVTEDHCRMQCSGDHGQTCGDAWYISVYTTASDFSNAVTKGYISSASGLDKVSGLAASRAHPGYLYDINDNAGADKIYMVHDDTAKVAGVLTVQHSHEFDWEDIAVGDCPRGSGTCIFVADTGSQHHNQATGYAIMAPAATHTQNVQVEATYDYKWSSSEAMVVDSSGDVYMFSEKSGKPAHMAKLPSQNWNNGKINTIYSTLTLPFTSSNSGPLAADISASGTDLLIKTLNHIYYWSMPDKSVTNALQHSGIGVPSVNEHRIGINEPTPSDCNGNHCWGEGSSEALMVDKNGDVYILSEATGSGSKLAKLPSNGWGQSHPVTLSHLLTLPLHTSTLGPVAADISPNGQVMLIKTVNHMYHWHMFDGDVEKALQHPGEQVAYHTEDRGEAVAWNTDGNGYFNCQHLVFFDWTIEKAYHPRRQQHFEKHRLKCGDCGTNVPANKRCQKGKALMFTGDYTEHISSSHPVQLTLQHWEYYKNESACRKPAIYGSLALLLEKAIQGIAGTVKNVTKIRSGSLLIECVKREQAANLMETKSFANIPVKCYPHKSLNFSKGIIRDRDRSLADLSTDDIVSRMLLHEN